In a genomic window of Temperatibacter marinus:
- a CDS encoding PTS sugar transporter subunit IIA — translation MIGMVLVTHGRLAEEFIAATEHVVGPQDFIQAICIGPDDDMEIRREEIQKAVAETNCDNGVILLTDMFGGTPSNLAISLLEKDRVEVIAGINLPMLIKLASVRRDSSLDQAVEAAKEAGIKYINVASHVLGS, via the coding sequence ATGATTGGAATGGTACTGGTGACTCATGGTCGCTTAGCGGAAGAATTTATTGCTGCGACAGAGCATGTGGTTGGACCTCAGGATTTTATTCAAGCAATATGTATCGGCCCTGATGATGATATGGAAATTCGGCGGGAAGAGATCCAGAAAGCGGTCGCAGAAACCAATTGTGATAACGGTGTTATTCTGCTGACGGATATGTTTGGTGGCACTCCCTCGAACCTTGCCATCTCTCTTTTGGAGAAAGATCGTGTGGAAGTAATCGCAGGTATTAATCTGCCGATGCTCATTAAACTCGCCAGTGTGAGGCGCGACTCTTCCCTTGATCAAGCTGTCGAAGCTGCAAAAGAAGCAGGCATCAAATATATCAATGTTGCTAGTCATGTATTGGGCAGCTAA
- a CDS encoding HPr family phosphocarrier protein — protein MISLTATLLNRRGLHARASAKFVRLVEDCDLSVEVTKGATTVNGKSIMGLLMLGAAQGDSITLSLSGPEEESLSQALKALIEDKFGESE, from the coding sequence ATGATCTCCTTAACAGCCACCCTCCTCAATAGACGAGGCCTGCACGCACGGGCTTCAGCAAAATTCGTACGGCTTGTTGAAGACTGTGATCTCTCTGTAGAGGTCACAAAGGGAGCCACCACTGTTAACGGTAAATCCATTATGGGATTATTGATGCTAGGAGCCGCACAAGGCGATTCGATCACGCTGAGTCTCTCTGGCCCAGAAGAAGAGTCACTCTCTCAAGCTTTGAAGGCACTCATTGAAGATAAATTCGGTGAATCAGAGTAG
- the rapZ gene encoding RNase adapter RapZ: MANQNLSRSTLSSRRLVIVTGLSGAGKSTALKALEDCGFHSVDNLPLDVIEMVTPALLMEGNVAIGVDSRTQGFDAALLRKSVEHLKSTTNIIAEILFLDAADSILVQRYSETRRIHPLSKDRPIEDGISMERSLLDPVRKYASSTIDTTTMSTTDTRLLVKDRMGSEEAKLVLTLMSFGYSKGIPRGADLVFDVRFLRNPHYETALKPLTGQTAAVQSYVADDPAYEPFVTKVVDLLSFLMPKYKAEGKSYLTIAFGCTGGKHRSVMMVEKFSGLLDEDGLELHCWHRDMPKD, from the coding sequence GTGGCAAATCAAAATCTCAGTCGTTCCACTCTTTCTTCTCGGCGCCTTGTTATCGTGACAGGGTTGTCTGGAGCGGGGAAATCGACAGCGCTCAAAGCGTTAGAGGATTGTGGCTTTCATAGTGTTGATAACCTCCCATTAGATGTGATTGAAATGGTAACGCCTGCGCTCTTGATGGAAGGAAATGTTGCCATTGGTGTTGATAGCCGTACTCAGGGCTTCGACGCTGCCCTTCTTCGAAAGAGTGTTGAACATCTCAAGTCGACAACTAATATCATTGCTGAAATACTCTTTTTGGACGCGGCTGATTCTATTTTAGTCCAGCGGTATTCAGAGACCCGCCGTATTCATCCGCTTTCAAAAGATCGCCCTATAGAAGACGGCATTTCAATGGAACGGTCCTTACTGGATCCGGTCCGAAAGTATGCGAGCAGCACCATTGACACTACAACTATGTCAACGACAGATACGCGGCTTTTGGTGAAGGACAGAATGGGATCAGAAGAGGCAAAACTGGTGCTCACTCTCATGTCTTTTGGCTATTCTAAAGGCATACCTCGGGGAGCAGATTTGGTTTTTGATGTGAGGTTTCTTAGAAATCCGCATTATGAAACTGCATTGAAACCTCTGACAGGACAGACGGCGGCTGTGCAATCCTATGTTGCCGATGACCCAGCCTATGAGCCCTTTGTGACAAAGGTCGTTGATTTGCTTTCGTTTTTGATGCCAAAATATAAGGCGGAAGGGAAAAGTTATTTAACCATCGCTTTTGGCTGTACCGGCGGAAAGCATCGATCAGTGATGATGGTTGAAAAATTTTCTGGATTGCTCGATGAGGACGGATTAGAGTTACATTGTTGGCACAGAGATATGCCAAAAGACTAA
- a CDS encoding phosphoenolpyruvate carboxylase — protein MQGHTKHSYFSSAWSKASDFLQDPALLDSCESALKGTAKELVQKRALRMQAQLGTVNEGENLEKLRTVLRRLKDGHGGTRNFIEFQQLCSQELGGIVLTAHPTFAFHEDVRNSIKDGLLSGETTAFENLRPEGSPTLEEERNQAEEAVHNLRSAHRKVIRIAFEVAQEAYPEEWHEFDPCILTLASWVGFDLDGRTDITWSTSLDFRYHLALEGLTDLIVKADEILGQCDNNNLKIVREQLQFLLETFTKGRSLLQEEEAADQQTFAQLNHVAMEHKVQKEAAIEKIEDALGHLMKAEASDQALIDFGVFRAEWKTFGLGLCHIHFRLNAAQLHNAIRGKIGLTRSPDRSASRRHYLAAISKLLDTVEPVNIHYGTLNKEKTTARRVFMLAAQFEKHFDGRTPIRMLVAESDTPFTMLTALYYARLFDVDDHVEISPLFETALGLQRGDRVIDELLDNPHFDRYIRKQGRFCVQLGFSDSGRYIGQLAANLAIERFKLRLTRLWKKRGLTDVQLLFFDTHGESIGRGAHPASLQDRFLYTHTPEVRRNLSGLLVPHKHEVSFQGGDGYLWFTSPESSLAVLTNFLDARLSSRQVDDGDHLYSYSGWSLDYFLTLREFQEQMSDSSGYVALVDSIGRNMLYPTGSRATKRQGPGSGGQEMEKVSQLRAIPHNATLQQLGYMANSVAGLAPAIDFASERFSTVYENSPRLRRLVDIAMHAAKYSSVHVLRGYQEMMNSDSWLTLSESIENQDQKERMRRLSNTLEDMFRQEKLAHEVRKLRRDGEQLNDILSDEASPIIGDAKHSDVWCQLHETRMALLQFIYMKAMEIPRFSSRLDISLKDMLDDLFHLDIESSLDKLEKIFPLDVKHSDDIAYGEDQTFEDRYQGYDREHERIFKPIRKAYDLVLTISALLGHEIGAFG, from the coding sequence ATGCAAGGTCACACCAAACATTCTTATTTTTCATCCGCTTGGTCAAAAGCATCTGACTTTTTGCAAGACCCGGCTCTGCTAGATTCATGCGAATCCGCCTTGAAAGGAACAGCTAAGGAGCTTGTTCAAAAACGCGCACTTCGTATGCAAGCACAATTGGGGACTGTGAATGAAGGTGAAAATCTAGAGAAATTAAGAACGGTTTTACGGCGGTTGAAAGACGGCCATGGGGGCACACGGAATTTTATTGAATTTCAACAGCTTTGTAGCCAGGAACTGGGAGGGATTGTTCTTACAGCTCACCCAACCTTTGCCTTTCACGAAGATGTGCGCAATAGCATCAAAGACGGCTTGCTCTCAGGCGAGACAACAGCATTTGAGAATTTAAGGCCAGAAGGCTCGCCGACTCTTGAAGAAGAACGTAATCAAGCGGAAGAGGCAGTGCACAATCTACGGTCTGCACATCGAAAGGTGATCCGAATTGCTTTTGAAGTGGCACAGGAGGCCTATCCAGAGGAGTGGCATGAGTTTGATCCGTGTATTTTAACGCTGGCCAGTTGGGTTGGTTTTGATCTTGATGGTCGAACAGATATTACTTGGTCTACTAGTCTAGACTTCAGATATCATCTAGCACTTGAGGGGCTCACAGATTTAATAGTGAAAGCCGATGAAATTCTTGGGCAGTGTGACAATAACAATTTGAAAATTGTTAGAGAACAGCTGCAATTCTTATTGGAAACATTTACGAAAGGTCGCTCTCTTCTACAGGAAGAAGAAGCGGCTGATCAGCAAACTTTCGCACAGCTTAATCATGTCGCTATGGAACATAAGGTTCAGAAAGAGGCGGCTATTGAGAAAATTGAAGACGCTTTAGGCCATTTAATGAAAGCCGAAGCCAGTGATCAAGCCTTGATTGATTTCGGTGTCTTCCGCGCTGAATGGAAAACATTTGGACTTGGCCTCTGTCATATTCATTTTCGCTTAAATGCGGCTCAGCTGCATAATGCGATCAGAGGTAAGATAGGGCTGACTCGTTCTCCTGATCGCAGTGCTAGTCGTCGACATTACCTTGCAGCAATCAGTAAATTACTCGATACCGTTGAGCCAGTGAATATACACTATGGAACACTGAACAAAGAAAAAACAACAGCTAGACGTGTCTTTATGCTGGCAGCACAATTTGAGAAGCATTTTGATGGGCGAACACCTATTCGTATGCTTGTGGCAGAATCAGATACGCCTTTTACCATGCTGACGGCGCTTTATTATGCTCGCTTGTTCGATGTTGATGATCATGTGGAAATTTCTCCGCTGTTTGAAACGGCTCTTGGATTGCAGCGCGGTGATCGAGTGATTGATGAGTTATTGGATAATCCACATTTTGATCGATATATAAGAAAACAGGGGCGTTTTTGTGTACAGCTAGGGTTCTCTGATAGCGGCCGTTACATTGGTCAACTCGCAGCGAATTTAGCCATTGAGCGCTTTAAGTTGAGGTTAACACGCCTGTGGAAGAAACGAGGCCTGACTGATGTGCAATTGCTTTTCTTTGATACCCACGGAGAAAGTATAGGACGCGGTGCACACCCTGCAAGTTTGCAAGACCGCTTCCTCTATACGCATACTCCAGAGGTAAGACGGAATTTATCCGGGTTGCTCGTGCCTCATAAACACGAAGTGAGCTTTCAAGGGGGCGATGGATATTTGTGGTTTACAAGCCCAGAGTCTTCCCTCGCGGTGCTCACGAACTTCCTAGACGCTCGCTTATCAAGCCGTCAGGTTGATGATGGGGATCATCTCTATTCCTATAGTGGTTGGTCGCTTGATTACTTTTTAACACTTCGTGAATTTCAAGAGCAAATGAGTGATAGTTCGGGCTATGTCGCGCTTGTAGACAGTATTGGTCGAAATATGCTTTACCCAACCGGATCACGGGCCACAAAGCGACAAGGGCCTGGTTCTGGTGGGCAAGAAATGGAAAAAGTTTCTCAGTTGAGAGCTATTCCCCATAATGCCACGCTGCAACAGCTGGGCTACATGGCGAATAGTGTAGCGGGTCTGGCGCCGGCTATTGATTTTGCTTCTGAGCGCTTTTCAACAGTCTATGAAAATTCACCGCGCTTGAGGCGCCTTGTTGATATAGCCATGCATGCCGCAAAATATTCCTCGGTCCATGTTCTTCGTGGATATCAGGAGATGATGAATAGTGATAGCTGGCTAACTCTCTCAGAATCCATAGAGAATCAAGATCAGAAAGAAAGAATGAGGCGGCTTTCTAATACTCTTGAAGATATGTTCAGGCAGGAAAAGCTTGCCCACGAAGTGCGTAAGCTTCGTCGTGACGGAGAACAGCTGAATGATATTCTGTCCGATGAGGCCAGCCCAATTATCGGTGATGCAAAGCATTCTGATGTTTGGTGTCAACTTCATGAGACACGCATGGCTCTTTTGCAATTTATCTATATGAAAGCAATGGAAATTCCGCGTTTCAGCAGTCGGCTAGATATTTCTTTGAAGGATATGCTTGATGATCTTTTCCATCTTGATATAGAATCCTCACTGGATAAATTAGAAAAAATCTTTCCTCTGGATGTTAAACATAGTGACGATATCGCTTACGGCGAAGATCAAACCTTCGAGGATCGCTACCAAGGATATGACAGGGAGCATGAAAGAATTTTCAAACCCATTAGAAAAGCCTATGATTTGGTGCTGACAATTTCTGCCTTACTGGGGCATGAGATTGGTGCTTTTGGCTAA
- a CDS encoding response regulator transcription factor: protein MTATIALVDDDRNILTSVTIALESEGFRVRTYPDGQKAYDALSKNPADLAVFDIKMPRMDGMELLRKIREVSDMPVIFLTSKDEEIDQLLGLRMGADDYIGKPFSQRLLIERIRALLRRTEMRAKPPSDRKNDAVEISEEEVMVRGHLELDSLRHSVKWKDQSVTLTVTEFLILQSLTQHPGHVKSRDNLMDSAYSDDVYVDDRTIDSHIKRLRKKFRKVDGEFSAIETLYGVGYRYKQD from the coding sequence ATGACAGCTACAATTGCCTTGGTTGATGATGACCGTAATATTTTAACGTCCGTAACGATTGCCCTCGAATCAGAGGGTTTTCGTGTCAGAACTTATCCTGATGGCCAGAAGGCCTATGATGCGCTTTCAAAAAATCCGGCCGATTTAGCCGTGTTTGATATTAAGATGCCAAGAATGGACGGAATGGAATTGCTGCGGAAAATTCGCGAAGTTAGTGACATGCCCGTAATTTTTCTAACCAGTAAAGACGAAGAAATTGATCAACTTCTGGGATTGCGCATGGGGGCAGATGATTATATTGGTAAGCCTTTTTCCCAGCGGCTTTTGATTGAGCGCATTCGGGCTCTTCTACGACGGACGGAAATGCGTGCAAAACCACCATCAGATCGCAAAAATGACGCAGTTGAAATTTCTGAAGAAGAAGTCATGGTGCGCGGCCACTTAGAACTTGATAGTCTCCGTCATTCTGTAAAATGGAAAGATCAATCGGTTACCCTTACCGTCACAGAATTTTTGATATTGCAGTCATTAACGCAGCACCCTGGTCACGTAAAAAGTCGTGATAATTTGATGGATAGTGCCTATTCTGACGATGTCTATGTGGATGATAGAACCATAGATAGTCATATCAAACGCCTGCGCAAAAAATTCAGAAAAGTGGATGGGGAGTTTTCAGCCATTGAAACCCTTTACGGTGTGGGATATCGTTATAAACAAGATTAG
- a CDS encoding stimulus-sensing domain-containing protein: MVPPKHKSDQKAGLSSGLYTRGYSPLMFRVMLINLLAVVILAGGVLYVNQFRYELLQRTTANLEVQAEIIAAAIGEAAQGDEDIDSSVARPIINRLVGPTNVRARLFSTEEKLIIDSRFLSGENKVIAEPLPDPRDEQSLLQRFEESLYRAIDYFADQKEFPLQNEETGPNAFALPEVKKALEGMPETILRRQQDGLIVVNIALPIQRFRRVLGSLHISATTEDIEAIVRAEQFSIIRVFLYAFAVTLMLSFFLGRTLATPIRTLARAAVRVRRGIGKEVSLPEFSQRKDEIGDLSRALSDMTRALYNQIDAVERFAADVAHELKNPLTSMRSALETIKLTDKKEHKERLLAILEDDVQRLDRLISDISDASRLDAELTRSKMDPVDLEVLLKNMIHTYQQTSCAEGPLIEMKASDGKDYKVLGIEERLSQVWRNIIDNALTFTPQDKTIRLELSSNEKLITIRIEDEGQGLSKGAEDKIFKRFYSERPDHDDHHALSGGGGHSGLGLAISKQVVEAHGGTIHASNRMTDKEEILGARFEVRLPAMHRE; this comes from the coding sequence GTGGTTCCACCAAAACATAAGAGTGATCAAAAAGCCGGTTTATCTTCCGGTCTTTATACACGTGGGTATTCGCCGCTTATGTTCAGGGTTATGTTGATTAACCTATTGGCGGTGGTTATCCTCGCTGGCGGTGTTCTTTATGTGAACCAGTTTCGATATGAACTTTTACAACGCACGACCGCTAACTTAGAAGTACAAGCCGAAATTATCGCGGCAGCTATTGGAGAAGCCGCCCAAGGGGATGAGGATATTGACAGTTCTGTTGCACGTCCCATTATCAACAGACTTGTCGGGCCGACGAATGTCAGGGCTCGTTTGTTCAGCACTGAAGAGAAACTCATTATCGATAGCCGGTTTCTATCAGGTGAAAATAAAGTGATTGCTGAGCCCTTGCCTGACCCCCGCGACGAGCAGTCATTACTGCAACGGTTTGAAGAATCACTCTATCGGGCCATAGATTATTTTGCAGATCAAAAAGAATTCCCTCTTCAAAATGAAGAGACTGGCCCGAACGCCTTTGCATTACCTGAAGTAAAAAAAGCCCTTGAAGGCATGCCTGAAACAATTTTGAGACGTCAACAGGACGGCCTAATTGTTGTAAATATCGCTTTGCCAATTCAGCGGTTTAGACGCGTGCTTGGCTCCTTGCATATCAGCGCTACGACGGAAGATATTGAGGCTATCGTCAGGGCTGAACAATTCTCTATTATACGAGTGTTCTTATATGCATTTGCCGTTACGTTGATGCTTTCATTTTTCTTAGGACGTACTTTGGCCACGCCGATAAGAACACTGGCTCGTGCTGCTGTTCGGGTGAGGCGAGGTATTGGGAAAGAAGTCAGTTTACCAGAATTTTCTCAACGAAAAGATGAGATCGGCGACCTGTCTCGGGCTCTTTCCGATATGACGCGGGCTCTTTATAATCAAATTGATGCTGTAGAGCGCTTTGCAGCTGACGTAGCACATGAATTGAAGAACCCTCTCACAAGTATGCGGAGTGCTTTAGAAACCATTAAACTGACCGATAAAAAAGAACATAAAGAGCGCTTACTGGCAATTTTAGAGGACGATGTTCAGCGCCTTGATCGGTTGATCTCAGACATTTCAGATGCGTCGCGTCTTGATGCAGAATTAACGCGTTCTAAAATGGACCCGGTTGATTTAGAAGTATTGCTCAAGAATATGATTCACACTTATCAGCAAACCTCATGCGCTGAGGGGCCATTAATTGAGATGAAGGCGTCGGATGGAAAAGACTATAAAGTTTTGGGAATTGAGGAGCGTTTAAGCCAAGTATGGCGTAATATTATCGATAACGCCTTAACTTTCACACCTCAGGATAAAACTATTCGGCTAGAGCTCAGCAGTAATGAAAAGTTGATCACTATCCGTATTGAAGATGAAGGTCAGGGTCTCAGTAAAGGGGCCGAGGATAAGATATTTAAACGCTTTTATTCTGAAAGACCCGACCATGATGATCATCATGCTCTATCGGGGGGCGGGGGGCATTCTGGCCTGGGACTGGCGATCTCAAAGCAGGTCGTGGAAGCCCACGGCGGTACAATTCATGCCTCCAATAGAATGACCGACAAGGAAGAGATCTTGGGAGCAAGATTTGAAGTGCGACTTCCTGCAATGCACCGCGAATAG
- a CDS encoding HPr kinase/phosphorylase → MLVHGTALEVNGQAILLRGASGAGKSDLALRLLAKGAKLIGDDYVVLSQADRSVFVRAAPELHGMLEVRGVGIIYVSEVLPLDTPYPLFAVVDLCDREDVPRMPEDEDAQTEILGIAVKRLALHSFDASTPLKIALVCGQDL, encoded by the coding sequence ATGCTTGTCCATGGAACAGCCCTAGAAGTGAATGGTCAAGCAATTCTGCTACGCGGTGCTAGTGGCGCTGGGAAGTCTGATTTGGCTTTGCGATTACTAGCGAAAGGGGCAAAACTCATTGGGGATGATTATGTTGTTCTTTCTCAAGCGGATCGGTCAGTCTTTGTCCGTGCAGCGCCTGAGCTTCATGGCATGCTGGAAGTGAGAGGGGTAGGCATTATCTATGTCTCTGAGGTTTTACCACTTGATACGCCCTATCCCTTGTTTGCCGTTGTCGATCTTTGTGACCGAGAGGATGTGCCACGTATGCCAGAAGATGAAGATGCACAGACAGAGATTTTAGGCATTGCAGTAAAAAGATTGGCGCTTCACTCTTTTGATGCTTCCACCCCACTAAAAATTGCATTAGTCTGTGGTCAGGATTTATAA